A single region of the Triticum dicoccoides isolate Atlit2015 ecotype Zavitan chromosome 2B, WEW_v2.0, whole genome shotgun sequence genome encodes:
- the LOC119363871 gene encoding transcription factor NIGTH1-like, translating into MGLDVGEIGMGADLSLDLKMFAAKSLGRVREAPAAAMDDCIRRLEEEKSKIEVFRRELPLCARLLADVIDVMKKEVEEKKRGGDRGEDKEDAGAGDKSNWMSTAQLWTGDSVPGDDASEKQGERRRSSEPESRDGAALPFKAVGSGAPAFAPPSLRKDDKAVGMPDLPFLSPAPIKTSPAAATGGAEESRRQLVGFEQEAARAAAALAPAAPSLSLQAQSQQTAQQQQQQQQARKARRCWSPELHRQFVTALHQLGGPQVATPKQIRELMKVDGLTNDEVKSHLQKYRLHNRRAPGSPAANRPIVLMGGLWITQEQSSSQSGGSPPGPLNFSSSGVAASSVTVSGEEEDGRSESYGWK; encoded by the exons ATGGGTCTGGATGTAGGAGAGATCGGCATGGGCGCAGATTTGAGCCTGGATTTGAAGATGTTCGCGGCCAAGAGCCTGGGGCGGGTGAGGGAAGCGCCGGCGGCCGCCATGGACGACTGTATCCGGAGGCTGGAGGAGGAGAAGAGCAAGATCGAGGTGTTCCGGCGCGAGCTCCCCCTCTGCGCACGCCTCCTCGCTGACG TGATTgatgtgatgaagaaggaggtggaggagaagaagagagGCGGCGAtcgaggagaggacaaggaggacgCCGGCGCAGGCGACAAGAGCAACTGGATGAGCACCGCGCAGCTCTGGACCGGCGATTCCGTCCCGGGGGACGATGCTTCCGAG AAGCAgggtgagaggaggaggtcgtcggaGCCGGAATCTCGCGACGGCGCTGCCTTGCCGTTCAAGGCCGTGGGCTCCGGCGCGCCGGCGTTCGCGCCGCCGAGTTTGAGGAAGGATGACAAggctgtggggatgccggatctgccgTTTCTGTCGCCGGCACCGATCAAGACCTCTCCGGCTGCTGCTACCGGCGGCGCTGAAGAAAGCCGCCGTCAGCTTGTGGGATTTGAGCAAGAAGCGGCGAGGGCTGCGGCCGCCCTGGCACCGGCTGCCCCTTCCCTAAGCCTCCAGGCGCAGTCGCAGCAGAcagcacagcagcagcagcagcagcagcaagcgaGGAAGGCGCGGCGGTGCTGGTCGCCGGAGCTGCACCGCCAGTTCGTCACTGCCCTGCACCAACTCGGTGGTCCCCAAG TTGCTACTCCAAAGCAAATCAGGGAGCTGATGAAGGTGGATGGCCTGACCAATGATGAAGTGAAGAGCCATCTCCAG AAATACCGTCTGCACAACCGAAGGGCGCCAGGATCTCCGGCAGCCAACCGGCCGATCGTGCTCATGGGAGGGCTCTGGATAACTCAGGAGCAGAGCAGCTCCCAGTCAGGGGGATCACCTCCGGGGCCCCTAAACTTCTCAAGCTCAGGCGTAGCTGCCTCATCGGTGACGGTCAGCGGCGAGGAGGAAGATGGCAGATCAGAGAGCTATGGCTGGAAATGA